A region from the Caloenas nicobarica isolate bCalNic1 chromosome 11, bCalNic1.hap1, whole genome shotgun sequence genome encodes:
- the THOC7 gene encoding THO complex subunit 7 homolog isoform X1, whose translation MGAVTDDEVIRKRLLIDGDGAGDDRRINLLVKSFIKWCNSGSQEEGYSQYQRMLSTLSQCEFSMGKTLLVYDMNLREMENYEKIYKDIENSIAAAHEKISECKKQILQAKRIRKNRQEYDALAKVIQHHPDRHETLKQLEALGKELQHLSHIKENVEDKLELRRKQFHVLLSTIHELQQTLENDEKLSEAEESQETQMETETKQ comes from the exons ATGGGGGCCGTGACCGACG ATGAAGTTATCCGCAAGCGACTTCTGATCGATGGCGATGGTGCTGGTGACGACAGGCGGATCAATTTGTTGGTGAAGAGTTTCATTAAGTGGTGTAATTCCGGATCTCAAGAGGAagg TTACAGCCAGTACCAACGAATGCTGAGTACTTTATCACAATGTGAATTTTCAATGGGAAAAACTCTTCTGGTGTACGATATGAACctgagagaaatggaaaattatgaaaaaatctATAAGGATATAg aaaatagtATAGCTGCAGCACATGAGAAGATTTCTGAATGCAAAAAACAAATCCTGCAAGCAAAAAGAATTCGAAAAAATCGCCAGG aGTATGATGCATTGGCCAAAGTCATACAACACCATCCAGACAGACATGAAACATTGAA GCAGCTGGAAGCTTTGGGAAAAGAACTGCAACACCTTTCtcacattaaagaaaatgttgaagaTAAG TTGGAGCTGAGAAGAAAGCAGTTTCATGTTCTCCTGAGCACCATCCATGAACTTCAGCAAACCCTGGAAA ATGATGAAAAACTTTCAGAAGCTGAAGAATCTCAAGAAACTCAGATGGAAACAGAGACCAAACAGTAG
- the THOC7 gene encoding THO complex subunit 7 homolog isoform X2, with protein MLSTLSQCEFSMGKTLLVYDMNLREMENYEKIYKDIENSIAAAHEKISECKKQILQAKRIRKNRQEYDALAKVIQHHPDRHETLKQLEALGKELQHLSHIKENVEDKLELRRKQFHVLLSTIHELQQTLENDEKLSEAEESQETQMETETKQ; from the exons ATGCTGAGTACTTTATCACAATGTGAATTTTCAATGGGAAAAACTCTTCTGGTGTACGATATGAACctgagagaaatggaaaattatgaaaaaatctATAAGGATATAg aaaatagtATAGCTGCAGCACATGAGAAGATTTCTGAATGCAAAAAACAAATCCTGCAAGCAAAAAGAATTCGAAAAAATCGCCAGG aGTATGATGCATTGGCCAAAGTCATACAACACCATCCAGACAGACATGAAACATTGAA GCAGCTGGAAGCTTTGGGAAAAGAACTGCAACACCTTTCtcacattaaagaaaatgttgaagaTAAG TTGGAGCTGAGAAGAAAGCAGTTTCATGTTCTCCTGAGCACCATCCATGAACTTCAGCAAACCCTGGAAA ATGATGAAAAACTTTCAGAAGCTGAAGAATCTCAAGAAACTCAGATGGAAACAGAGACCAAACAGTAG